A genomic region of Sarcophilus harrisii chromosome 6, mSarHar1.11, whole genome shotgun sequence contains the following coding sequences:
- the CTTN gene encoding src substrate cortactin isoform X3 codes for MWKASAGHSISVSKDDEGADDWETDPDFVNDVSEKEQRWGAKTVKGSGHQEHINIHKLRENVFQEHQTLKEKELETGPKASHGYGGKFGVEQDRMDKSAVGHEYQSKLSKHCSQVDSVRGFGGKFGVQLDRVDQSAVGFEYQGKTEKHASQKDYSRGFGGKYGVDKDNVDKSAVGFEYQGKTEKHESQKDYVKGFGGKFGVQRDRQDKCALGWDHQEKVQLHESQKDYKSGFGGKFGVQTERQDPSAVGFEYKEKLAQHESQQDYSKGFGGKYGVQKDRMDKNASTFEEVSKVSSVYQKTLPVEAVNSKTSNIRANFENLAKEREQEDRRKAEAERAQRMAKEKQEQEEARRMLEEQARIKKQTPSPPPSPQQPAEQRQPSSPVYEDAASYEAEAGYKGHGTAYSGPEQESEYTAVQSDYQEAVSQRGVAQESEAVYETADSVAPNQEEENTYDEYENDLGITAIALYDYQAAGDDEISFDPDDIITNIEMIDDGWWRGVCKGRYGLFPANYVELRQ; via the exons ATGTGGAAAGCTTCAGCAGGACATTCTATATCGGTCAGCAAGGATGATGAGGGTGCTGATGACTGGGAAACCGACCCGGATTTTGTG AATGACGTCAGCGAGAAAGAGCAAAGATGGGGGGCCAAGACAGTGAAGGGGTCTGGGCATCAGGAGCACATCAA CATACACAAGCTGAGAGAAAATGTTTTTCAAGAACACCAGACCCTCAAGGAGAAGGAGCTCGAGACGGGACCCAAAGCGTCCCATGGCTACGGAGGAAAATTTGGTGTGGAGCAGGACAGAATGGACAAA tCTGCTGTGGGCCACGAATATCAGTCTAAACTTTCCAAACACTGTTCTCAAGTCGATTCCGTGAGAGGCTTTGGAGGCAAATTTGGGGTACAGCTAGATAGAGTTGATCAG TCCGCTGTGGGTTTTGAATACCAAGGCAAAACTGAGAAGCATGCTTCCCAGAAAG aTTATTCCCGCGGTTTTGGTGGCAAATACGGTGTCGATAAGGACAACGTGGACAAAAGCGCCGTCGGCTTTGAATACCAGGGCAAAACAGAAAAGCATGAGTCCCAGAAAg ACTATGTGAAAGGGTTTGGAGGCAAGTTTGGTgtgcagagagacagacaagacaaGTGTGCCTTGGGCTGGGACCACCAGGAGAAAGTGCAGCTCCACGAATCCCAAAAAG ATTATAAGAGTGGTTTCGGAGGCAAATTCGGGGTCCAGACTGAGAGGCAGGACCCATCTGCTGTGGGGTTTGAGTACAAGGAGAAACTGGCACAGCACGAATCTCAACAAG ATTATTCCAAAGGATTTGGTGGAAAATATGGGGTTCAGAAGGATCGGATGGATAAA AATGCCTCGACCTTTGAAGAAGTTTCCAAAGTTTCCTCAGTTTACCAGAAGACGCTGCCGGTCGAAGCTG TGAACAGCAAAACGAGCAACATCCGTGCTAACTTTGAGAACCTGGCCAAAGAAAGGGAACAAGAAGATCGGAGGAAGGCGGAGGCCGAGAGAGCCCAGAGGATGGCCAAGGAAAAGCAGGAGCAGGAGGAGGCCCGCAGGATGCTGGAG GAGCAAGCCAGAATCAAGAAGCAAACTCCGTCTCCTCCTCCTAGTCCACAGCAGCCGGCGGAGCAGAGACAGCCCTCCAGCCCCGTCTATGAG GATGCTGCGTCTTACGAGGCCGAAGCTGGGTACAAAGGCCATGGCACGGCATATTCTGGGCCCGAGCAGGAGTCCGAGTACACGGCCGTGCAGTCAGACTATCAGGAGGCAGTGAGCCAGCGGGGAGTGGCGCAGGAGTCCGAGGCCGTGTACGAGACAGCCGACTCCGTGGCTCCCAATCAAGAAG AGGAAAATACTTACGATGAATATGAAAACGACCTTGGGATCACAGCCATTGCCCTCTATGATTATCAGGCCG CTGGAGACGACGAAATTTCCTTTGATCCCGATGACATCATCACCAACATTGAAATGATCGATGACGGTTGGTGGAGGGGCGTGTGCAAGGGCCGCTACGGGCTCTTCCCGGCCAACTACGTGGAGCTGAGGCAGTAG
- the CTTN gene encoding src substrate cortactin isoform X1 produces MWKASAGHSISVSKDDEGADDWETDPDFVNDVSEKEQRWGAKTVKGSGHQEHINIHKLRENVFQEHQTLKEKELETGPKASHGYGGKFGVEQDRMDKSAVGHEYQSKLSKHCSQVDSVRGFGGKFGVQLDRVDQSAVGFEYQGKTEKHASQKDYSSGFGGKYGVQADRVDKSAVGFDYQGKTEKHESQKDYSRGFGGKYGVDKDNVDKSAVGFEYQGKTEKHESQKDYVKGFGGKFGVQRDRQDKCALGWDHQEKVQLHESQKDYKSGFGGKFGVQTERQDPSAVGFEYKEKLAQHESQQDYSKGFGGKYGVQKDRMDKNASTFEEVSKVSSVYQKTLPVEAVNSKTSNIRANFENLAKEREQEDRRKAEAERAQRMAKEKQEQEEARRMLEEQARIKKQTPSPPPSPQQPAEQRQPSSPVYEDAASYEAEAGYKGHGTAYSGPEQESEYTAVQSDYQEAVSQRGVAQESEAVYETADSVAPNQEEENTYDEYENDLGITAIALYDYQAAGDDEISFDPDDIITNIEMIDDGWWRGVCKGRYGLFPANYVELRQ; encoded by the exons ATGTGGAAAGCTTCAGCAGGACATTCTATATCGGTCAGCAAGGATGATGAGGGTGCTGATGACTGGGAAACCGACCCGGATTTTGTG AATGACGTCAGCGAGAAAGAGCAAAGATGGGGGGCCAAGACAGTGAAGGGGTCTGGGCATCAGGAGCACATCAA CATACACAAGCTGAGAGAAAATGTTTTTCAAGAACACCAGACCCTCAAGGAGAAGGAGCTCGAGACGGGACCCAAAGCGTCCCATGGCTACGGAGGAAAATTTGGTGTGGAGCAGGACAGAATGGACAAA tCTGCTGTGGGCCACGAATATCAGTCTAAACTTTCCAAACACTGTTCTCAAGTCGATTCCGTGAGAGGCTTTGGAGGCAAATTTGGGGTACAGCTAGATAGAGTTGATCAG TCCGCTGTGGGTTTTGAATACCAAGGCAAAACTGAGAAGCATGCTTCCCAGAAAG ATTATTCTAGTGGTTTCGGTGGTAAATACGGCGTGCAGGCCGACCGGGTGGACAAGAGCGCGGTGGGCTTTGATTACCAGGGTAAAACCGAGAAGCACGAGTCCCAGAAAG aTTATTCCCGCGGTTTTGGTGGCAAATACGGTGTCGATAAGGACAACGTGGACAAAAGCGCCGTCGGCTTTGAATACCAGGGCAAAACAGAAAAGCATGAGTCCCAGAAAg ACTATGTGAAAGGGTTTGGAGGCAAGTTTGGTgtgcagagagacagacaagacaaGTGTGCCTTGGGCTGGGACCACCAGGAGAAAGTGCAGCTCCACGAATCCCAAAAAG ATTATAAGAGTGGTTTCGGAGGCAAATTCGGGGTCCAGACTGAGAGGCAGGACCCATCTGCTGTGGGGTTTGAGTACAAGGAGAAACTGGCACAGCACGAATCTCAACAAG ATTATTCCAAAGGATTTGGTGGAAAATATGGGGTTCAGAAGGATCGGATGGATAAA AATGCCTCGACCTTTGAAGAAGTTTCCAAAGTTTCCTCAGTTTACCAGAAGACGCTGCCGGTCGAAGCTG TGAACAGCAAAACGAGCAACATCCGTGCTAACTTTGAGAACCTGGCCAAAGAAAGGGAACAAGAAGATCGGAGGAAGGCGGAGGCCGAGAGAGCCCAGAGGATGGCCAAGGAAAAGCAGGAGCAGGAGGAGGCCCGCAGGATGCTGGAG GAGCAAGCCAGAATCAAGAAGCAAACTCCGTCTCCTCCTCCTAGTCCACAGCAGCCGGCGGAGCAGAGACAGCCCTCCAGCCCCGTCTATGAG GATGCTGCGTCTTACGAGGCCGAAGCTGGGTACAAAGGCCATGGCACGGCATATTCTGGGCCCGAGCAGGAGTCCGAGTACACGGCCGTGCAGTCAGACTATCAGGAGGCAGTGAGCCAGCGGGGAGTGGCGCAGGAGTCCGAGGCCGTGTACGAGACAGCCGACTCCGTGGCTCCCAATCAAGAAG AGGAAAATACTTACGATGAATATGAAAACGACCTTGGGATCACAGCCATTGCCCTCTATGATTATCAGGCCG CTGGAGACGACGAAATTTCCTTTGATCCCGATGACATCATCACCAACATTGAAATGATCGATGACGGTTGGTGGAGGGGCGTGTGCAAGGGCCGCTACGGGCTCTTCCCGGCCAACTACGTGGAGCTGAGGCAGTAG
- the CTTN gene encoding src substrate cortactin isoform X2, with amino-acid sequence MWKASAGHSISVSKDDEGADDWETDPDFVNDVSEKEQRWGAKTVKGSGHQEHINIHKLRENVFQEHQTLKEKELETGPKASHGYGGKFGVEQDRMDKSAVGHEYQSKLSKHCSQVDSVRGFGGKFGVQLDRVDQSAVGFEYQGKTEKHASQKDYSSGFGGKYGVQADRVDKSAVGFDYQGKTEKHESQKDYSRGFGGKYGVDKDNVDKSAVGFEYQGKTEKHESQKDYVKGFGGKFGVQRDRQDKCALGWDHQEKVQLHESQKDYSKGFGGKYGVQKDRMDKNASTFEEVSKVSSVYQKTLPVEAVNSKTSNIRANFENLAKEREQEDRRKAEAERAQRMAKEKQEQEEARRMLEEQARIKKQTPSPPPSPQQPAEQRQPSSPVYEDAASYEAEAGYKGHGTAYSGPEQESEYTAVQSDYQEAVSQRGVAQESEAVYETADSVAPNQEEENTYDEYENDLGITAIALYDYQAAGDDEISFDPDDIITNIEMIDDGWWRGVCKGRYGLFPANYVELRQ; translated from the exons ATGTGGAAAGCTTCAGCAGGACATTCTATATCGGTCAGCAAGGATGATGAGGGTGCTGATGACTGGGAAACCGACCCGGATTTTGTG AATGACGTCAGCGAGAAAGAGCAAAGATGGGGGGCCAAGACAGTGAAGGGGTCTGGGCATCAGGAGCACATCAA CATACACAAGCTGAGAGAAAATGTTTTTCAAGAACACCAGACCCTCAAGGAGAAGGAGCTCGAGACGGGACCCAAAGCGTCCCATGGCTACGGAGGAAAATTTGGTGTGGAGCAGGACAGAATGGACAAA tCTGCTGTGGGCCACGAATATCAGTCTAAACTTTCCAAACACTGTTCTCAAGTCGATTCCGTGAGAGGCTTTGGAGGCAAATTTGGGGTACAGCTAGATAGAGTTGATCAG TCCGCTGTGGGTTTTGAATACCAAGGCAAAACTGAGAAGCATGCTTCCCAGAAAG ATTATTCTAGTGGTTTCGGTGGTAAATACGGCGTGCAGGCCGACCGGGTGGACAAGAGCGCGGTGGGCTTTGATTACCAGGGTAAAACCGAGAAGCACGAGTCCCAGAAAG aTTATTCCCGCGGTTTTGGTGGCAAATACGGTGTCGATAAGGACAACGTGGACAAAAGCGCCGTCGGCTTTGAATACCAGGGCAAAACAGAAAAGCATGAGTCCCAGAAAg ACTATGTGAAAGGGTTTGGAGGCAAGTTTGGTgtgcagagagacagacaagacaaGTGTGCCTTGGGCTGGGACCACCAGGAGAAAGTGCAGCTCCACGAATCCCAAAAAG ATTATTCCAAAGGATTTGGTGGAAAATATGGGGTTCAGAAGGATCGGATGGATAAA AATGCCTCGACCTTTGAAGAAGTTTCCAAAGTTTCCTCAGTTTACCAGAAGACGCTGCCGGTCGAAGCTG TGAACAGCAAAACGAGCAACATCCGTGCTAACTTTGAGAACCTGGCCAAAGAAAGGGAACAAGAAGATCGGAGGAAGGCGGAGGCCGAGAGAGCCCAGAGGATGGCCAAGGAAAAGCAGGAGCAGGAGGAGGCCCGCAGGATGCTGGAG GAGCAAGCCAGAATCAAGAAGCAAACTCCGTCTCCTCCTCCTAGTCCACAGCAGCCGGCGGAGCAGAGACAGCCCTCCAGCCCCGTCTATGAG GATGCTGCGTCTTACGAGGCCGAAGCTGGGTACAAAGGCCATGGCACGGCATATTCTGGGCCCGAGCAGGAGTCCGAGTACACGGCCGTGCAGTCAGACTATCAGGAGGCAGTGAGCCAGCGGGGAGTGGCGCAGGAGTCCGAGGCCGTGTACGAGACAGCCGACTCCGTGGCTCCCAATCAAGAAG AGGAAAATACTTACGATGAATATGAAAACGACCTTGGGATCACAGCCATTGCCCTCTATGATTATCAGGCCG CTGGAGACGACGAAATTTCCTTTGATCCCGATGACATCATCACCAACATTGAAATGATCGATGACGGTTGGTGGAGGGGCGTGTGCAAGGGCCGCTACGGGCTCTTCCCGGCCAACTACGTGGAGCTGAGGCAGTAG